The following nucleotide sequence is from Mycobacterium sp. 3519A.
GGACAACGCGCTGATGCGCCGCAAACACGGCAGGGCCTGGCGGACCGCCGTCGGTGAGGGCCGCGGGCGGATGCCTGCCCACGCATTGACCTGCCTGTCGGCCGCCACCGCGCTGATCGCATCGCTGTCCGGTCGCAGGCGCCTGGCGCGACGCGCGGCGGAACTGTGGTGCGCACTGACAGCCGAGTTCGCGGCGCGCCGATTCTGGGCTGGTCCGCATACGCCCATCGAGGCCGGCCGAATCGGATTGACCAGCATCCTGATTCCGGTGGTCGCGGTGGCGCATCGCATCCACGGGGAATGGACTTTCCGGGCGGCGCGCCGCGACCCGCCGCTGGCGGTGCTGCTGGATCGCGATGACACGATCATCGAGGACAGCCCCTATCTCAACGATCCCGACGGGGTCCGACCGGTGCGCGGCGCACTCGATGCGTTGGGCCGGTTACGCGACCGCGGGCTGATGCTGGCGGTGGTGACCAACCAGTCAGGCGTCGCGAAGGGGTTGATCACCGCCGACCAACTCGAGGCCGTCAACGCGAAAGTCGATGCGGTGCTTGGGCCGTTCGACTCCTGGCACATCTGCGTACATGACGAAGGGGACGATTGCCGATGCCGCAAGCCCGCGCCGGGCATGGTGCGGGCGGCCGCCGACGCGCTCGGCGTTGACCCCGCGCGCTGCGTGATGATCGGCGACACCGGCGGCGACGTCGAGGCGGCGCTGTCGGCGAACGCCGACGTGGTGCTCGTGCCGACGCGACGGACCCGACGCCGCGAGGTGCTCGACGCAAGGGCCCGCGCCCGCGTCGCCGAAACGTTGAGCGACGCGGTGTCGCTGGTGCTGAAGGACTGCCGATGAACCGCGCAGTGGTGGCCAGACTGGACAGCGCAGGCGACGTGCTGATCACCGGACCAGCGGTGCGCGCCGTCGCAGCAGCGCACGACGGGGTGACATTTCTGGCTGGTCCGCGCGGCCGTGCCGCCGCCGAATTGCTGCCCGGGGTCGACGACATCATCGAATGGCAGGCACCATGGGTCGATTTCGACGCGCAGGAACTGACTGCCGCACACGTGGATTCGTTGGTCAAGCTGCTTCGCGACGTGGCGCCGGGTCGGGTGTACATCTTCACGTCGTTTCACCAGTCGCCGCTGCCGCTCGCGCTGATCTGCCGGATGGCCGACGTGCCGTGGATCGGGGCGATCAGCGAGGACTATCCAGGCACATTGCTCGACCTGCGCCACCACGTGCAGGGGGGACTACCCGAACCGGAGCGGGCCCTGTCCCTCGTCCGCGAGGCCGGTTGCGAGCTGCCGTGGGGAGACGACGGTGGGCTGGCCGTGCGCGAACTCCCTGAACTGCCCGACGACATCGCCGAAACCATCGGTGACGCATCCTTTGTCGTGTTCCATCCCGGGGCGGCGGTGCCGGCCCGCAGGCCGACGACCGCGCGCAGCGCGCAGATGGTCGCCGCGCTGACCGCCGCGGGGCACCGCGTCGTCGTCACCGGCGACGTAGCCGAAAAGCCACTCACCGCGGCGGTGGCGGGTAGCGACGCTGTCGACCTCGGCGGCCGAACCACGCTGGCCACCCTCGGGGCGGTGTATGCGGCGGCGCGCGTCGTGGTGGCGCCCAATACCGGACCCGCGCATCTGGCCGCCGCGGTCGGCGTAGGTGTGGTGTCGCTGTTCGCGCCCGTCGTACCCGCCTCGCAGTGGAGTCCATACGGCCGCAACG
It contains:
- a CDS encoding HAD-IIIA family hydrolase gives rise to the protein MTDYAIVIPTIGRDSLHRLLAELDGSAGPRPAEVIVVDDRADTTIPLRVASKLPVRVLRSGGRGPAAARNVGWRATRCQWISFLDDDVLPQANWFSALADDLDAAEEAGASGSQAVIEVPRVAGRRATDDERRTQRLSDAKWITADMAYRRSALVAAGGFDERFPRAYREDSDLALRIAMSGNNIVNGSRRCTHPVANATLFSSVRAQIGNRDNALMRRKHGRAWRTAVGEGRGRMPAHALTCLSAATALIASLSGRRRLARRAAELWCALTAEFAARRFWAGPHTPIEAGRIGLTSILIPVVAVAHRIHGEWTFRAARRDPPLAVLLDRDDTIIEDSPYLNDPDGVRPVRGALDALGRLRDRGLMLAVVTNQSGVAKGLITADQLEAVNAKVDAVLGPFDSWHICVHDEGDDCRCRKPAPGMVRAAADALGVDPARCVMIGDTGGDVEAALSANADVVLVPTRRTRRREVLDARARARVAETLSDAVSLVLKDCR
- a CDS encoding glycosyltransferase family 9 protein, translated to MNRAVVARLDSAGDVLITGPAVRAVAAAHDGVTFLAGPRGRAAAELLPGVDDIIEWQAPWVDFDAQELTAAHVDSLVKLLRDVAPGRVYIFTSFHQSPLPLALICRMADVPWIGAISEDYPGTLLDLRHHVQGGLPEPERALSLVREAGCELPWGDDGGLAVRELPELPDDIAETIGDASFVVFHPGAAVPARRPTTARSAQMVAALTAAGHRVVVTGDVAEKPLTAAVAGSDAVDLGGRTTLATLGAVYAAARVVVAPNTGPAHLAAAVGVGVVSLFAPVVPASQWSPYGRNVIRLGDQAAPCRETRARDCPVYGHPCLDQITDAELVAAVDRWETHRD